From Herbiconiux flava, one genomic window encodes:
- a CDS encoding response regulator transcription factor — protein MDGSLLSGDSRSNPAKQPRLRRADGSPVRALVVDDENTLTDLLSMALRYEGWEVKTASEGRQAITIAREFRPDVVVLDVMLPDIDGLQVLNRLRGDGHETPVLFLTAKDALDDRIAGLTAGGDDYVTKPFSLEELVARLRGLIRRSTLVVADADDPIVTVGDLELNEDSHEVFRDGDPIELTATEFELLRYLMRNPRRVLSKAQILDRVWSYDFGGKSSVVEIYISYLRKKVDAGRTPMIHTVRGAGYLLKPAL, from the coding sequence ATCGACGGCTCCCTCCTCAGCGGTGACTCCCGCAGCAACCCGGCCAAGCAGCCCCGCCTGCGACGGGCCGACGGCTCGCCCGTGCGCGCGCTCGTCGTCGACGACGAGAACACCCTCACCGACCTGCTCTCGATGGCGCTGCGCTACGAGGGCTGGGAGGTCAAGACGGCGAGCGAGGGACGCCAGGCGATCACGATCGCCCGCGAGTTCCGTCCCGACGTCGTCGTGCTCGACGTGATGCTGCCCGACATCGACGGGCTGCAGGTTTTGAACCGCCTCCGCGGCGACGGCCACGAGACCCCGGTGCTCTTCCTCACGGCGAAGGATGCGCTCGACGACCGCATCGCCGGGCTCACCGCCGGCGGCGACGACTACGTGACGAAGCCGTTCAGCCTCGAGGAGCTTGTGGCGCGCCTGCGCGGGCTCATCCGCCGCTCGACCCTCGTCGTGGCCGACGCCGACGACCCGATCGTCACCGTCGGCGACCTCGAGCTGAACGAGGACAGCCACGAGGTGTTCCGCGACGGCGACCCGATCGAGCTCACCGCGACCGAGTTCGAGCTGCTGCGCTACCTCATGCGCAACCCGCGGCGCGTGCTGAGCAAGGCGCAGATCCTCGACCGGGTCTGGAGCTACGACTTCGGGGGCAAGTCGAGCGTGGTCGAGATCTACATCTCCTATCTGCGCAAGAAGGTCGACGCCGGCCGCACCCCGATGATCCACACGGTGCGCGGCGCCGGCTACCTGCTGAAGCCCGCGCTGTGA
- a CDS encoding YqaJ viral recombinase family protein, translating to MTDTLLSFPWEEHEVAVPAPAPPPHLARLVAASTDRVAWLRARSRGVTATDAARLASDAAVRAVAWEKFNGSGFGGNAFTDHGRAREPEIAAWVLQEHLIEPSVALFHAARERRHLATPDGIRVTPEGSLELAEIKTTSKPWTRIPRSYLRQVWWQQYVLGAERTLVVWEQHVDFVPLASDPRCQWVDRDESQIELLVRRADELLAWMRGERGRV from the coding sequence GTGACCGACACCCTGCTCTCCTTCCCCTGGGAGGAGCACGAGGTCGCGGTGCCCGCGCCGGCCCCGCCGCCGCACCTCGCGCGGCTGGTGGCGGCCTCGACCGACCGGGTGGCCTGGTTGCGCGCCCGCAGCCGCGGGGTCACGGCGACGGATGCGGCACGGCTCGCCAGCGACGCCGCCGTGCGCGCGGTCGCCTGGGAGAAGTTCAACGGCTCGGGCTTCGGTGGCAACGCCTTCACCGACCACGGCCGGGCCCGCGAGCCCGAGATCGCCGCCTGGGTGCTGCAGGAGCACCTGATCGAACCGAGCGTCGCGCTCTTCCACGCCGCCCGGGAACGGCGCCACCTCGCCACGCCCGACGGCATCCGGGTGACGCCCGAGGGGTCGCTCGAGCTGGCCGAGATCAAGACGACGTCGAAGCCGTGGACGCGCATCCCGCGCTCGTACCTGAGGCAGGTGTGGTGGCAGCAGTACGTGCTCGGCGCCGAGCGCACGCTGGTGGTCTGGGAGCAGCACGTCGACTTCGTGCCGCTGGCGTCCGACCCGCGGTGCCAGTGGGTCGATCGAGACGAGTCGCAGATCGAGCTGCTCGTGCGCCGCGCCGACGAGCTGCTGGCATGGATGCGCGGGGAACGGGGCCGCGTGTGA
- a CDS encoding alpha/beta fold hydrolase produces MTTLLLHGLGGSPSQPLSLFSPIIPPTETVLAPDVRGHGDDQRVSGPASAFSLAALASDVASQVRSSVGDTPLTVIGISMGAGIALRLALAAAASAPDALAIGRLVFVRPAFTDVPLPRNLLPFPVIGSLLSRLGAVEGERSFRGTALYREALEESPLGAEGLLEQFRSPGAAARARRLIEIPRSVAFSASESLASIGVPTAIAWAPRDPVHPVSVAEQWMDELDGAASIPLPARDDGYGAYVRATRVGVASWLGWGA; encoded by the coding sequence GTGACCACGCTGCTCCTGCACGGCCTCGGCGGGTCGCCGTCGCAGCCGCTGTCACTGTTCTCGCCGATCATCCCGCCGACCGAGACGGTGCTGGCACCCGACGTGCGGGGGCACGGCGACGATCAGCGGGTGTCGGGGCCGGCGTCGGCGTTCTCGCTCGCGGCCCTCGCGTCCGATGTGGCGTCGCAGGTGCGGTCGTCGGTGGGTGACACCCCGCTGACGGTGATCGGGATCTCGATGGGGGCGGGGATCGCCCTGCGGCTGGCGCTGGCAGCGGCGGCCTCGGCGCCCGATGCGCTCGCCATCGGCCGGCTGGTGTTCGTGCGGCCGGCCTTCACCGACGTGCCGCTGCCGCGGAACCTGCTGCCCTTCCCCGTGATCGGCTCGCTGCTCTCCCGGCTCGGGGCGGTCGAGGGGGAGCGCTCGTTCCGCGGCACCGCCCTCTACCGGGAGGCCCTCGAGGAGTCGCCGCTCGGGGCCGAGGGTCTGCTGGAGCAGTTCCGGTCGCCTGGTGCCGCCGCGCGGGCTCGGCGGCTGATCGAGATCCCGCGGTCGGTGGCGTTCTCCGCTTCTGAGAGCCTGGCGTCGATCGGGGTGCCGACGGCGATCGCGTGGGCGCCGCGTGATCCGGTGCACCCGGTGTCGGTGGCCGAGCAGTGGATGGACGAGCTCGACGGGGCGGCGAGCATCCCGCTGCCGGCGCGGGACGACGGGTACGGGGCGTACGTGCGGGCGACCCGGGTGGGGGTCGCGTCGTGGCTGGGGTGGGGCGCGTAG
- a CDS encoding DUF998 domain-containing protein: protein MTRARAAALTLAAALAAAGLVLIWVARLSADRYLYVSELGAAGEPTADVFRWAMTAVAVGAAITALALPAGVLTPRGRALRAIPPAVVLLAAAAAFGLASQVTCTRYCPLPVGPGFTWQDLVHTSAAVVGFAGASWVMLQVASDARLKRLARFSLVAALAVALIAATGGILSLLRFGTEVGGLLELVATTVALTWLVGLSLFLAIETASASPVEESRTNEAVGHVRHSTPERVDLPPAVY from the coding sequence ATGACCCGAGCCCGAGCGGCGGCCCTCACCCTTGCCGCGGCGCTGGCGGCGGCGGGCCTCGTGCTGATCTGGGTCGCCCGGCTCTCGGCCGACCGCTATCTGTACGTCAGCGAGCTCGGCGCAGCCGGCGAGCCGACGGCCGACGTCTTCCGCTGGGCGATGACGGCGGTGGCGGTCGGGGCGGCGATCACGGCGCTCGCCTTGCCCGCGGGGGTGCTGACACCGCGCGGCCGTGCACTCCGCGCGATCCCGCCCGCCGTGGTGCTGCTCGCGGCGGCGGCGGCGTTCGGCCTCGCCTCCCAGGTCACCTGCACGCGCTACTGCCCGCTCCCGGTCGGCCCCGGCTTCACCTGGCAGGACCTCGTGCACACCTCGGCCGCGGTCGTCGGCTTCGCCGGCGCGTCCTGGGTGATGCTGCAGGTGGCGTCGGATGCGCGGCTGAAGCGCCTCGCCCGGTTCTCGCTCGTGGCCGCGCTCGCCGTCGCGCTCATCGCCGCCACCGGGGGCATCCTCTCGCTCCTCCGCTTCGGCACCGAGGTGGGAGGCCTGCTCGAGCTCGTGGCGACGACCGTGGCGCTGACCTGGCTCGTCGGGCTGTCGCTGTTCCTCGCGATCGAGACGGCGTCAGCGAGCCCCGTCGAAGAGTCGAGAACGAATGAGGCCGTCGGCCACGTGCGCCACAGCACCCCCGAGCGCGTCGACCTGCCTCCCGCGGTCTACTGA
- a CDS encoding NADP-dependent oxidoreductase, translating to MIEQWSGSPGVSSPTLTHPKTMRAVLLDSFGDASELHAGTVDSPVRVNSEVLVKVAAAGINPLDAKTRAGKGVAYAIPSLPCILGYDFAGVVVETPFAGHPLNVGDEVYGMMSVPRGAGSYAEYVAAPTLQVARKPKSLSLVEAAAVPLAALTAWGLVVELAKAHEGQRMLIHAGAGGVGHFAVQFASYFGARVTATGSAANQGFLRELGASTVLDYAAGPFEEQVSNQDVVIDLVGNVHDSTGTRSLSTLRPGGLIVNAPTGSWPTFEAEAAAAGMRATTFKVSPDAATLAVIARLIDSGDVHVHVDRVFPLAEAAAAHRALEGGHTRGKLVLQIAALPF from the coding sequence ATGATCGAGCAGTGGAGTGGATCGCCGGGCGTCTCGAGTCCCACCCTCACCCACCCGAAGACCATGCGGGCCGTGCTGCTCGACTCCTTCGGTGACGCGTCGGAGCTGCACGCCGGCACCGTGGACTCCCCCGTGCGGGTGAACTCCGAGGTGCTGGTGAAGGTCGCCGCCGCCGGCATCAACCCGCTCGACGCGAAGACCCGGGCCGGGAAGGGAGTGGCCTACGCCATCCCCTCGCTGCCGTGCATCCTGGGCTACGACTTCGCGGGCGTCGTCGTGGAGACCCCGTTCGCCGGGCATCCGCTGAACGTCGGCGACGAGGTCTACGGCATGATGTCGGTGCCGCGCGGGGCCGGTTCGTACGCCGAGTACGTCGCCGCGCCGACACTGCAGGTGGCCCGCAAGCCCAAGTCGCTCTCGCTGGTCGAGGCGGCCGCCGTGCCGCTCGCCGCCCTCACCGCCTGGGGTCTCGTGGTCGAGCTGGCGAAGGCGCACGAGGGCCAGCGGATGCTCATCCACGCCGGTGCCGGTGGTGTCGGTCACTTCGCGGTGCAGTTCGCCTCGTACTTCGGCGCCCGGGTGACCGCCACCGGATCGGCCGCGAACCAGGGGTTCCTGCGCGAGCTCGGGGCGTCGACGGTGCTCGACTACGCCGCCGGCCCCTTCGAGGAGCAGGTGTCGAACCAGGACGTCGTGATCGACCTGGTCGGCAACGTGCACGACTCGACCGGCACCCGGTCGCTCTCGACCCTGCGCCCCGGTGGGCTGATCGTCAACGCGCCGACGGGCAGCTGGCCGACCTTCGAGGCCGAGGCCGCAGCCGCGGGGATGCGCGCCACGACCTTCAAGGTCTCGCCCGACGCCGCGACGCTCGCCGTCATCGCCCGCCTGATCGACTCGGGCGACGTGCACGTGCACGTGGACCGGGTCTTCCCGCTCGCGGAGGCCGCCGCGGCCCACCGCGCGCTCGAGGGGGGCCACACCCGGGGCAAGCTCGTGCTGCAGATCGCGGCCCTTCCCTTCTGA
- a CDS encoding cell wall-binding repeat-containing protein: MRRRVTAVLAMLAVLGAVVSPAHGDPGERAGGLPLPERLGGADRYAGAVAASVAMGLRHVETVYVASGENFPDALSAASVAGINGAPLLLTARETLPDVVRREIVRLTPATVVVVGGELAVSEAVALELSRAATGATVTRIAGTDRYEVSRRLVSDPSVGAVGSPWLITATGRQFPDALSSAPVAAKLSSPVLLVDGLEAEPTAAETALLAEMATTSVLLAGGTASISAPLETALKRTVLTQRSSGEDRFGTSVALNATFSEAKIAYLASGQSFPDALSGGPLAAHFEAPLYLVRQDCVPQVVLDDLTRLAPEKLVILGGPLVLGVGVETLTACR, encoded by the coding sequence ATGCGCCGACGCGTCACTGCCGTTCTCGCGATGCTCGCCGTGCTCGGGGCAGTGGTGTCACCAGCCCACGGCGACCCTGGCGAGCGCGCGGGCGGCCTGCCGCTGCCCGAGCGGTTGGGCGGGGCCGATCGGTATGCGGGAGCCGTGGCCGCATCGGTGGCCATGGGGTTGCGGCACGTCGAGACGGTGTACGTCGCCAGCGGCGAGAACTTTCCCGATGCGCTGAGCGCGGCGTCGGTCGCGGGCATCAACGGGGCTCCGCTTCTGCTCACGGCGCGCGAGACGCTGCCCGACGTCGTGCGGCGAGAGATCGTCCGGCTGACTCCGGCGACGGTGGTCGTCGTGGGCGGTGAGCTGGCCGTGTCCGAGGCGGTGGCGCTCGAGCTGTCCCGCGCCGCGACCGGGGCGACGGTCACGCGCATCGCGGGCACCGATCGGTACGAGGTGTCACGGAGGCTGGTCTCCGATCCGAGCGTCGGGGCGGTGGGGTCGCCGTGGCTGATCACGGCGACCGGGCGGCAGTTCCCCGACGCGCTGAGCTCGGCGCCGGTGGCTGCGAAGCTCTCGTCGCCGGTGCTGCTCGTTGACGGGCTCGAGGCCGAACCGACCGCCGCCGAGACGGCGCTGCTCGCCGAGATGGCGACGACGAGCGTGCTCCTGGCGGGTGGCACTGCCTCGATCTCGGCTCCGCTCGAGACGGCGCTGAAGCGCACCGTGCTGACGCAGCGATCCAGCGGCGAGGATCGCTTCGGCACGTCGGTGGCGCTGAACGCGACGTTCTCCGAGGCGAAGATCGCGTACCTGGCGAGCGGGCAGTCGTTTCCCGACGCGCTGAGTGGCGGGCCCCTCGCCGCGCACTTCGAGGCGCCGCTGTACTTGGTACGCCAGGACTGCGTGCCCCAGGTGGTGCTCGACGACCTCACCCGCCTCGCCCCCGAGAAGCTCGTCATCCTGGGCGGCCCGCTCGTCCTGGGCGTTGGCGTCGAGACCCTCACCGCCTGCAGATGA
- a CDS encoding GNAT family N-acetyltransferase, with amino-acid sequence MATRVRRARPEDVGIVAAVAAETFELACPPTTSAEAIAAFVTENLSEARFAGYLASGSHTILLGDIDNQIAGYTMLVAGEPTDPDVAAAVVRRPTVEISKCYVRAKFHGQGASRALMEASIAEARAAGAAGVWLGVNQQNSRAIRFYEKSGFTKVGVKHFLVGDELHDDFVLEHPLDA; translated from the coding sequence ATGGCGACCAGGGTTCGACGGGCGCGTCCGGAGGACGTGGGGATCGTCGCTGCCGTCGCCGCCGAGACCTTCGAGCTGGCGTGCCCGCCCACGACCTCGGCCGAGGCCATCGCCGCGTTCGTGACCGAGAACCTGTCGGAGGCGCGCTTCGCCGGCTACCTGGCGAGCGGGAGCCACACGATCCTGCTCGGCGACATCGACAACCAGATCGCCGGCTACACGATGCTCGTGGCGGGGGAGCCCACCGACCCGGATGTCGCGGCCGCGGTCGTTCGCCGGCCGACCGTCGAGATCAGCAAATGCTACGTGCGGGCGAAGTTCCACGGGCAAGGCGCATCGCGGGCGCTGATGGAGGCCTCGATCGCGGAGGCCCGGGCAGCGGGGGCGGCCGGGGTGTGGCTCGGAGTCAATCAGCAGAACTCCCGCGCCATCCGCTTCTACGAGAAGAGCGGCTTCACGAAGGTGGGAGTGAAGCACTTCCTCGTGGGCGACGAGCTGCACGACGACTTCGTGCTCGAGCATCCCCTCGACGCCTGA
- a CDS encoding cell wall-binding repeat-containing protein: MDGSSLTKPARSRAKKLGWAGVVVGVVLGAVGAVGVTGPVSASVTLVTAGCPQGVAAKGFPIEPLEVKAPSVLRLTGGALPPGVQLNAPGQVLFGEPSQLGDYQFRLQLDATLPDGTVQSSVANCTVTVQAAPTVSRIAGTDRYAQAIAVSSGAFASSQIAYVATGEKFADALSASAVAAWRRGPLLLTPKDSVPRGLVAELKRLGVKDVVVVGGKDAVSETVAQALATGSGAAVTRIGGADRFEVSRALIGDSRFGMPNSTSMFAATGVNFPDALTAAPAAVQDGSPVLLVNGGATALTATESTFLLDFGVREVTVTGGPLSVSDALLKDLTVRFAAERLSGGDRYETGAVVNHDVFKSASHVFIASGATFPDALSGGVSAGVGHNPLYITTPHCLSPAVWFEIGRLAPTKVFVLGGTSALSSAIDTLEPCGLD; this comes from the coding sequence ATGGACGGCTCATCACTGACCAAGCCCGCTCGGTCACGCGCGAAGAAGCTCGGCTGGGCGGGAGTGGTCGTGGGAGTCGTGCTCGGCGCCGTCGGCGCCGTGGGCGTGACCGGGCCGGTCTCCGCGTCGGTCACGCTCGTGACAGCGGGGTGTCCGCAGGGAGTCGCAGCGAAGGGCTTCCCGATCGAGCCACTCGAGGTGAAGGCCCCCAGTGTCCTCAGACTGACCGGCGGGGCTTTGCCGCCGGGCGTTCAGCTCAACGCGCCAGGGCAGGTGCTCTTCGGTGAGCCGAGCCAGCTCGGCGACTACCAGTTCCGGCTCCAGCTCGATGCGACTCTGCCCGACGGCACGGTGCAGAGCTCGGTGGCGAACTGCACCGTGACCGTTCAGGCCGCGCCGACGGTCAGTCGCATCGCGGGCACCGATCGGTACGCGCAGGCGATCGCCGTGTCCTCGGGCGCGTTCGCCTCGTCGCAGATCGCCTACGTGGCCACCGGCGAGAAGTTCGCCGACGCGCTCAGCGCCAGTGCCGTAGCAGCCTGGCGGCGGGGGCCGCTGCTGCTCACCCCGAAGGACTCGGTTCCGAGAGGGCTCGTCGCCGAGCTCAAGCGGCTGGGAGTCAAGGACGTGGTCGTGGTGGGAGGCAAGGACGCGGTCTCCGAGACCGTCGCCCAGGCTCTTGCGACCGGGTCGGGCGCGGCCGTCACGCGCATCGGCGGGGCCGATCGGTTCGAGGTCTCGCGCGCACTGATCGGCGACAGCCGGTTCGGCATGCCGAACTCGACGTCGATGTTCGCGGCGACCGGCGTGAACTTCCCCGATGCGCTCACCGCGGCGCCCGCTGCCGTGCAGGACGGGTCGCCCGTGCTGCTGGTCAACGGAGGCGCCACTGCGCTGACCGCCACCGAGTCGACGTTCCTCCTCGACTTCGGGGTGCGCGAGGTGACGGTGACCGGCGGCCCCCTGTCGGTCAGCGATGCCCTGCTGAAAGACCTCACCGTGAGGTTCGCGGCCGAGCGGCTGTCGGGCGGCGACCGCTACGAGACGGGTGCGGTCGTCAACCACGACGTGTTCAAGAGCGCTTCCCACGTCTTCATCGCCAGTGGCGCGACCTTCCCCGACGCGCTGAGCGGCGGCGTCTCGGCCGGAGTCGGTCACAACCCGCTCTACATCACCACTCCCCACTGCCTCAGCCCGGCGGTCTGGTTCGAGATCGGGCGACTGGCTCCGACCAAGGTCTTCGTGCTGGGAGGCACGTCGGCCCTCAGCTCCGCGATCGACACCCTCGAGCCCTGCGGCCTCGACTGA
- the rplA gene encoding 50S ribosomal protein L1 — MAQKSKAYRAAAEKIEAGKYYTPSEAVNLARETGSSKFDSTVEVALKLGVDPRKADQMVRGTVILPHGTGKTARVIVFATGPAAEAAIAAGADEVGGDELIEKVAGGYTSFDSAVATPELMGKVGRLGKVLGPRGLMPNPKTGTVTPDVAKAVNEIKGGKIEFRVDKHSNVHFVVGKAAFTPEQLDENIAAALEEVVRLKPSSSKGRYIQKGAVSTTFGPGIPLDVNAI; from the coding sequence ATGGCACAGAAGTCAAAGGCCTACCGGGCCGCGGCCGAGAAGATCGAGGCCGGCAAGTACTACACCCCCAGCGAGGCCGTGAACCTGGCCCGCGAGACGGGTTCGTCGAAGTTCGACAGCACCGTCGAGGTCGCGCTCAAGCTCGGCGTCGACCCCCGCAAGGCGGACCAGATGGTGCGCGGCACCGTCATCCTCCCGCACGGCACCGGCAAGACCGCCCGCGTCATCGTGTTCGCGACGGGTCCGGCCGCTGAGGCCGCGATCGCCGCGGGCGCCGACGAGGTCGGTGGCGACGAGCTGATCGAGAAGGTGGCCGGCGGCTACACCTCGTTCGACTCCGCCGTCGCGACCCCCGAGCTCATGGGCAAGGTCGGCCGTCTCGGAAAGGTGCTCGGCCCCCGCGGCCTCATGCCCAACCCGAAGACCGGCACCGTGACGCCCGACGTCGCGAAGGCCGTCAACGAGATCAAGGGCGGAAAGATCGAGTTCCGCGTCGACAAGCACTCCAACGTGCACTTCGTCGTCGGCAAGGCCGCGTTCACCCCCGAGCAGCTCGACGAGAACATCGCCGCGGCGCTCGAAGAGGTCGTCCGCCTCAAGCCGAGCTCCTCGAAGGGCCGCTACATCCAGAAGGGCGCCGTCTCGACGACCTTCGGCCCGGGCATCCCGCTCGACGTCAACGCGATCTAG
- the rplK gene encoding 50S ribosomal protein L11 produces MAPKKKVTGLIKLQINAGAANPAPPIGPALGQHGVNIMEFCKAYNAATESQRGNVIPVEITVYEDRSFTFILKTPPAAELIKKAAGVAKGSATPHTVKVAKLTREQVRQIAEQKQADLNANDVEAAEKIIAGTARSMGITVEA; encoded by the coding sequence ATGGCACCGAAGAAGAAGGTCACAGGTCTGATCAAGCTTCAGATCAACGCCGGCGCCGCCAACCCCGCACCGCCCATCGGGCCGGCGCTGGGTCAGCACGGCGTGAACATCATGGAGTTCTGCAAGGCGTACAACGCGGCGACCGAGTCGCAGCGCGGCAACGTCATCCCCGTCGAGATCACGGTCTACGAAGATCGCTCGTTCACCTTCATCCTGAAGACCCCGCCGGCGGCGGAGCTCATCAAGAAGGCGGCCGGAGTCGCCAAGGGCTCGGCCACCCCGCACACCGTCAAGGTCGCCAAGCTCACCCGTGAGCAGGTGCGTCAGATCGCCGAGCAGAAGCAGGCCGACCTGAACGCGAACGACGTCGAAGCGGCAGAGAAGATCATTGCCGGCACTGCCCGTTCCATGGGCATCACGGTCGAAGCGTAA
- the nusG gene encoding transcription termination/antitermination protein NusG, translated as MTDSKPEEAGVPADLDALLEAIDAPADPEADAVVDDALNIDSFDEAAAVLDVLEDSEADVAGEPVEGEDVEGEVALAAVASAPASSADPTDEESSEDETEDDPYEAFRAELRSLPGKWYVIHSYAGFEKRVKSNIESRKTSMGMEDFVFQVEVPMEDVVEIKNGQRKLVTRVRIPGYVLVRMFLNEDSWSVVRHTPGVTGFVGNSHNPTPLRFEEAFNMLKSLVEIKEVPTAKNAGGKGGKAVSRSIPAEVDFEVGETITIKEGSFAGLPGSISEIKPESGKLTVLVSLFERETPVELSFDQVTKL; from the coding sequence GTGACAGACTCAAAGCCCGAAGAAGCCGGAGTCCCGGCCGACCTCGATGCCCTCCTCGAGGCGATCGACGCGCCGGCCGACCCTGAAGCCGATGCGGTGGTCGACGACGCACTGAACATCGACTCCTTCGACGAGGCCGCCGCGGTGCTCGACGTGCTGGAGGACTCCGAGGCCGACGTCGCCGGGGAGCCCGTCGAGGGCGAGGACGTGGAGGGCGAGGTGGCTCTGGCCGCTGTGGCTTCCGCGCCTGCTTCCTCGGCCGACCCGACCGACGAGGAGTCGTCCGAGGACGAGACCGAGGACGACCCCTACGAGGCCTTCCGTGCCGAGCTGCGCTCGCTGCCGGGCAAGTGGTACGTCATCCACTCCTACGCCGGCTTCGAGAAGCGCGTGAAGTCCAACATCGAGAGCCGCAAGACCTCGATGGGCATGGAGGACTTCGTCTTCCAGGTCGAGGTCCCGATGGAGGACGTGGTCGAGATCAAGAACGGCCAGCGCAAGCTGGTCACCCGCGTGCGCATCCCCGGCTACGTGCTGGTGCGCATGTTCCTCAACGAGGACAGCTGGTCGGTCGTGCGTCACACCCCCGGCGTCACCGGCTTCGTCGGCAACTCGCACAACCCGACCCCCCTCCGCTTCGAGGAGGCCTTCAACATGCTGAAGAGCCTCGTCGAGATCAAGGAGGTGCCGACCGCGAAGAACGCCGGCGGCAAGGGCGGCAAGGCCGTCAGCCGCTCGATCCCGGCCGAGGTCGACTTCGAGGTCGGCGAGACCATCACCATCAAGGAGGGCTCGTTCGCGGGTCTTCCCGGTTCGATCAGCGAGATCAAGCCCGAGAGCGGCAAGCTCACCGTGCTCGTCTCCCTGTTCGAGCGCGAGACCCCGGTCGAGCTCAGCTTCGACCAGGTCACCAAGCTCTAG
- the secE gene encoding preprotein translocase subunit SecE yields MARKVIDEPSEDVVENAKKERAARRNPFARIILFIKQVFTELKKVVTPTRRELLNYTLVVLIFVVIMMAIVVGLDQLFGWLAIIVFGDPA; encoded by the coding sequence GTGGCACGAAAAGTAATCGACGAACCCTCCGAGGACGTCGTCGAGAACGCCAAGAAGGAGCGGGCTGCTCGACGCAACCCCTTCGCCCGCATCATCCTGTTCATCAAGCAGGTCTTCACCGAACTGAAGAAGGTCGTCACGCCCACCCGGCGCGAGCTGCTGAACTACACGCTCGTCGTGCTGATCTTCGTGGTCATCATGATGGCGATCGTGGTCGGTCTCGACCAGCTGTTCGGCTGGCTGGCGATCATCGTCTTCGGAGACCCGGCCTAA
- a CDS encoding AI-2E family transporter, which yields MATLGGLVAIALGFAFTQLSTVVICIIGALFLALGLDPLVRWLTRRRIPRGFSILIVFALVIAFAAAVFLLVIPAVVDQVAELVHNLPGAIAAVTKEPWFTRVFGDTSGSQQLEKDLASFLSDPVNLVSLGGGVLKVGTAVANGVSGGILVVVLTLFFLGSLDAVKNSFYVLVPMSKRAAVVDITDQIVVSIGKYVSGQVLLAATNGVFGFIAMVLTGVPYAGALAVVAFLLALIPLVGTVISAVLVTFVALTVSPLTAVIIGVYFLVYMQVEAYVLSPRVMNKAVDVPGILVVIGALVGGTLLGVLGALIAVPVVASVLIVVKQVIVPRQALK from the coding sequence GTGGCGACCTTGGGCGGACTGGTCGCGATCGCGCTGGGCTTCGCGTTCACGCAGCTCTCGACCGTGGTCATCTGCATCATCGGAGCGCTCTTCCTCGCGCTCGGCCTCGACCCTCTGGTGCGCTGGCTGACGCGGCGGCGCATCCCGCGCGGGTTCTCGATCCTGATCGTCTTCGCGCTGGTGATCGCCTTCGCGGCCGCGGTCTTCCTCCTGGTCATCCCCGCCGTCGTCGACCAGGTCGCCGAGCTCGTGCACAACCTCCCGGGCGCGATCGCGGCCGTGACGAAGGAGCCGTGGTTCACCCGCGTGTTCGGCGACACGTCCGGCAGCCAGCAGCTGGAGAAGGACCTCGCGAGCTTCCTCAGTGACCCGGTGAACCTCGTCTCGCTCGGCGGCGGGGTGCTGAAGGTCGGCACGGCCGTCGCGAACGGCGTCTCGGGGGGCATCCTCGTCGTCGTGCTCACCCTGTTCTTCCTCGGCTCGCTCGACGCGGTGAAGAACAGCTTCTACGTTCTCGTGCCCATGTCCAAGCGCGCGGCGGTCGTCGACATCACCGACCAGATCGTCGTGTCGATCGGCAAGTACGTCAGCGGGCAGGTGCTGCTCGCGGCGACGAACGGCGTGTTCGGCTTCATCGCGATGGTGCTGACCGGCGTACCCTACGCGGGTGCGCTCGCGGTCGTGGCCTTCCTGCTCGCGCTGATCCCGCTGGTCGGCACCGTGATCAGCGCCGTGCTCGTCACCTTCGTCGCGCTCACGGTGTCGCCGCTGACCGCCGTGATCATCGGCGTCTACTTCCTGGTCTACATGCAGGTCGAGGCCTACGTGCTGAGCCCGAGGGTGATGAACAAGGCGGTGGATGTCCCGGGCATCCTCGTGGTCATCGGCGCCCTGGTGGGGGGAACGCTGCTCGGGGTGCTCGGCGCGCTGATCGCGGTGCCGGTCGTCGCCTCCGTGCTGATCGTGGTGAAGCAGGTCATCGTGCCCCGGCAGGCGCTGAAGTGA